A single genomic interval of bacterium harbors:
- a CDS encoding PTS sugar transporter subunit IIA — translation MLLQELTGIEFINCKLQQKDKSKAIKELTDTFVKTGFLTNPEDFIKAIETREQLETTGIGDGIAIPHARTTGVKVLKVAIGISPEGISYNSLDNNPVHIIFMIAAPEDIGKTYLQAVAKISRLLKSNTIRQALIKASSPEKIMDVIKEFDNILPESLEVQTQGGKVVYNNK, via the coding sequence ATGTTATTACAGGAATTAACGGGCATTGAATTCATAAATTGTAAATTACAACAAAAAGACAAATCTAAAGCAATAAAAGAACTCACGGATACGTTTGTAAAAACTGGTTTTTTAACGAATCCAGAAGATTTTATTAAAGCCATTGAAACCCGGGAACAATTAGAAACAACCGGTATTGGCGATGGTATAGCCATTCCTCATGCAAGAACCACTGGTGTGAAAGTATTAAAAGTTGCAATTGGGATATCTCCGGAAGGGATATCTTACAACTCGTTGGACAACAATCCCGTGCATATAATTTTTATGATTGCGGCACCGGAAGATATCGGTAAAACATATTTACAAGCTGTAGCGAAAATATCAAGGTTGTTAAAATCAAATACTATTCGGCAGGCATTAATAAAAGCAAGCAGCCCGGAAAAGATTATGGATGTGATAAAAGAATTTGATAACATATTACCGGAAAGTCTGGAAGTGCAGACTCAAGGGGGAAAAGTAGTTTATAACAACAAATAG
- the rplC gene encoding 50S ribosomal protein L3 has translation MVRIMGKKVGMTQIFEEDGTVVPVSVVEMKPNTVIYRKTAQKEGYNACVLGYGEKKHPNKPYAGEFKALNIKPTQVLYEVRNAPEDWVIGSQLGVTVFSGTQRVNVEGCSIGKGFAGGMKRYGWKGGPDGHGSKFHRRPGSVGTAEPGETVKGHPLPGRMGNENQTTANLKLVKIDEPKNLLFIRGAIPGAKNSYVLVIPRKNKIIPPKQDVAKAPQSSSARRK, from the coding sequence ATGGTCAGAATAATGGGAAAGAAAGTCGGAATGACTCAAATTTTTGAAGAAGATGGTACTGTTGTTCCCGTAAGCGTTGTTGAAATGAAGCCCAATACGGTGATTTATCGCAAGACAGCTCAGAAAGAAGGCTATAATGCGTGTGTATTAGGGTATGGAGAAAAGAAACATCCTAATAAACCTTATGCAGGAGAGTTTAAAGCTCTTAATATTAAACCGACGCAAGTTCTTTATGAAGTTAGGAATGCACCTGAAGATTGGGTAATAGGTAGTCAGCTTGGCGTAACGGTTTTTTCGGGCACTCAAAGGGTGAACGTTGAAGGCTGTTCAATCGGAAAAGGTTTTGCGGGTGGGATGAAACGATATGGATGGAAGGGTGGACCTGATGGTCATGGTTCTAAGTTTCATCGTAGACCTGGGTCAGTAGGAACAGCAGAACCGGGGGAGACAGTAAAAGGGCATCCATTACCGGGAAGAATGGGTAATGAGAATCAGACTACTGCCAATCTGAAACTTGTGAAAATTGATGAGCCTAAAAATTTACTTTTTATTCGTGGGGCAATACCCGGAGCTAAAAATTCTTATGTCCTTGTAATTCCTCGAAAGAATAAAATAATTCCGCCAAAGCAGGACGTTGCAAAAGCTCCACAATCTTCTTCTGCTCGACGAAAATAG